The DNA sequence AAATCTTCGGGTTTTATGATTTTGCGGCAACCGGGTTCTCCGCAGACGAGTGTCATGGGATAATCCAGGTTGAAGATGCCGTATTCGTCGGTGATTTGTTCTCCTTTTTTGATTTCGCGGATGGCAATCTCAAAACCGTAGCCGGTGCTGATGGTATTGCAATTGCAGCAATGGTTGACGTATTTGGCGAAATCCCAGCTGATAATCCGGTTGCCTTTTTCATCGATGTAGGAATATTTCTCAACGACTTCCTGCATTTCAGGCGTGTGCAACAAATAATCCGTGGGGCTAATCACCAATTCCAAGCTGTCTTTGACGTAGACGATGGTTCCTTCGGGAATATCACTGGTTGCAAAAACACCGTAACCAATAGATTCGCTGATGAATCTTAGTTCCGTATTCGGATGAATCATAATAACGATTGCTGATTAAAGAGGTAATGAAAAAGAAGATATTGATTCTTTGTAAAAAACGGCGCAATGTAGGCTATAAAACAATACAATGCTTGATTATTTTCAATTTCGCCAACCAGTCTTCCTGCCTTGAAGAAGAATTAGCTACGGAAGCACTAAGCCACAAAATAGTACGGAATATTACTTAACATCGACACTTTCCTTGCCCCCCGCACGCTCCTCCGACAAATCATCCATCACCGTGGTTACTCCTCCTGCCATGACGTACTTCATGATTTCGGAAGATTTTGCAGCCACGGGCTGTAAATAATGGGGAGGAACCAGAAACAGCTGCCCACTGAACGAAATGCTGAAAGGCACATAAACGGTGATCAACTGTTGTTCTGTCTTGAGGAACTTAAGCCCTTCGTCGGTCACAAAACCGAGGCGACGAATTTCAGTATCGTTGCCCATTTTCACCAGAACCGGGCGATTGAATCCCTGTTTTTGGCCTACCACCGCCTTGAGCATATCCTTGACCGAAGTATAGATCGTCTTTATGAAAGGTACCTGCTCCAACTGATGATCCAGAAAGTGAAAAAAGGGCAGTTTGATGAGAAAGCTACCAATGAAACCTACCAGCGTCACGCCTACCAGCATGATCAAAATCCCTACCCCAGGGAAACTGAAGCCCAGCAATTGATCCAATTCTGTAAAGCTCCAATACAGCGCATAACCCGTAACCGTAATTGGTGTAAGGTACAAGAGG is a window from the Lewinella sp. LCG006 genome containing:
- a CDS encoding SET domain-containing protein, which translates into the protein MIHPNTELRFISESIGYGVFATSDIPEGTIVYVKDSLELVISPTDYLLHTPEMQEVVEKYSYIDEKGNRIISWDFAKYVNHCCNCNTISTGYGFEIAIREIKKGEQITDEYGIFNLDYPMTLVCGEPGCRKIIKPEDFDNYYEQWDHKIRQSISHLFTVEQPLMPFVEKETREQLDEFFQNPERYRSVYSLRLKK
- a CDS encoding DUF502 domain-containing protein → MKTIATYFLQGLLYLTPITVTGYALYWSFTELDQLLGFSFPGVGILIMLVGVTLVGFIGSFLIKLPFFHFLDHQLEQVPFIKTIYTSVKDMLKAVVGQKQGFNRPVLVKMGNDTEIRRLGFVTDEGLKFLKTEQQLITVYVPFSISFSGQLFLVPPHYLQPVAAKSSEIMKYVMAGGVTTVMDDLSEERAGGKESVDVK